A single Crateriforma conspicua DNA region contains:
- a CDS encoding enoyl-CoA hydratase, which translates to MPPSISSEVRVQITDSIAHVTLDRPQKRNALSLRVLADLERALSALGGDTTVRVVIIAASGKVFSSGHDLKEMVDRSAEDYERLFRQCTTTMQRIRQIPQPVIAQVQGLATAAGCQLVASCDLIVAGRSAAFATPGVKIGLFCTTPMVPMVRGLPPKLAMEMLLTGRPITAQRAYDVGFVNAVCDDDELPETTLSLAQNIVESSGHAATIGKAAFYRQLHLSETDAYADAVDVMTRNACDPEADEGIRAFLEKRPPRWDQTSEI; encoded by the coding sequence ATGCCCCCATCGATTTCGTCCGAAGTCCGTGTCCAGATCACCGACTCGATTGCCCACGTCACTCTGGATCGACCACAGAAACGTAACGCCCTGTCACTTCGGGTTTTGGCCGACCTGGAACGCGCCTTGTCGGCACTGGGCGGCGATACGACAGTGCGTGTCGTTATCATCGCGGCAAGCGGAAAGGTGTTCTCGTCTGGCCACGACTTGAAAGAAATGGTCGATCGATCGGCCGAAGACTACGAGCGACTTTTTCGCCAGTGCACGACGACGATGCAGCGGATTCGTCAGATCCCACAACCCGTCATCGCTCAGGTGCAAGGACTTGCCACCGCAGCGGGATGCCAGCTTGTCGCATCCTGCGATCTGATCGTGGCGGGCCGATCAGCCGCCTTCGCAACGCCCGGTGTCAAGATCGGTCTGTTCTGCACCACACCGATGGTCCCGATGGTTCGCGGGTTACCGCCAAAATTGGCGATGGAAATGTTGTTGACCGGGCGCCCTATCACGGCACAACGTGCTTACGATGTCGGATTCGTCAACGCGGTTTGCGACGACGACGAATTGCCTGAAACCACGCTTAGTCTTGCCCAAAACATTGTCGAATCTAGCGGACACGCGGCGACGATCGGCAAAGCTGCTTTCTACCGACAACTGCATCTGAGCGAAACAGATGCGTACGCCGACGCGGTCGACGTCATGACACGCAACGCGTGTGACCCGGAGGCCGACGAAGGGATCCGGGCCTTCCTTGAAAAGCGTCCTCCTCGGTGGGATCAAACGTCCGAGATCTGA
- a CDS encoding phosphate acyltransferase has translation MGLPSFDTLLQQMDHERPEHRVVAVGADDATVLQALHTAKHRRWVRPVVVGDQPEIQRLSESLDINLADWDVIHSDNPAVDAVRAIVDGRGDFLMKGRVSTPDLLKAVLDRHAGLRTGETVCQIVLMEIPRDDRRFLLTDTGITIQPDPQQAESIFRQVVRVAHGLGAQQPVVATMAATEKSNAAMPETALATTLAGRLSNTAAADIVGPCSFDLAYSQESAKRKSVDDGAMGSADVMLFPNLLSANLTVKAIMYTSDCRFGGMLSGVACPVVFMSRSDDVPTRIRSLALASYAHRCADE, from the coding sequence ATGGGACTTCCATCGTTCGACACACTGTTGCAGCAAATGGACCACGAGCGTCCCGAACACCGTGTCGTCGCGGTCGGTGCCGATGATGCGACCGTGCTGCAGGCTTTGCACACCGCGAAACACCGTCGATGGGTTCGTCCGGTGGTGGTCGGTGACCAGCCCGAAATCCAGCGGCTTTCTGAATCGCTGGACATCAATTTGGCCGACTGGGATGTGATTCACTCGGATAATCCGGCGGTCGACGCGGTTCGGGCAATCGTCGACGGCCGCGGCGACTTCTTGATGAAGGGACGCGTTTCGACACCCGATTTGCTGAAAGCGGTTTTGGATCGTCACGCGGGACTGAGAACCGGTGAAACCGTATGCCAAATCGTTCTGATGGAGATTCCTCGTGACGATCGACGCTTTCTGTTGACCGATACGGGAATCACCATCCAGCCTGATCCACAACAGGCCGAAAGTATTTTTAGGCAAGTCGTTCGCGTTGCCCACGGCCTGGGAGCGCAGCAACCGGTTGTTGCGACCATGGCGGCGACCGAAAAGAGCAACGCCGCAATGCCTGAAACAGCGTTGGCGACCACACTGGCGGGTCGTCTCAGCAACACCGCTGCCGCAGATATCGTCGGACCATGTTCGTTCGACTTGGCCTATTCGCAGGAATCCGCCAAAAGAAAGAGTGTTGACGACGGGGCTATGGGATCCGCCGATGTCATGCTGTTTCCTAACCTGTTGTCGGCAAACTTGACGGTGAAGGCCATCATGTACACCAGCGATTGCCGGTTCGGGGGCATGCTTTCCGGCGTGGCTTGTCCGGTCGTGTTCATGTCACGATCGGATGATGTGCCGACACGCATCCGATCCCTGGCACTCGCATCGTATGCACATCGCTGTGCCGACGAATAA
- a CDS encoding SPFH domain-containing protein, which produces MIHLFVFGFGVFVYAAIRILTGCLYTVSPDQRAVITSFGAATVMPGSQAPGMTDESSMSTEEQERYRYPQVQVIGPGGPYFKFPWQRVHKVSVATQAVDLSWDPTKAQDTIEAVTKDNLTTGVNGQIRYRISEQNLYAYLFGVASPLEHVMGYFVSVLRERIANFTDPKGQTLLSNDELDQADGNSTAASSLDLSEGVSINDLRKNLPLLNQYMEQQCQSTTGRYGIELDAALITEIDPPAQVDRALSAINSTRNQVAADISTARADSEQQITMSARAVEIATNNAQAEVAPLQELASTLSTIKNEGGSDCLSAYVRNAKIPLYKRAGRIVQSANQRS; this is translated from the coding sequence ATGATCCATTTGTTCGTCTTCGGGTTTGGTGTATTCGTCTACGCCGCCATTCGTATCCTGACTGGCTGTCTGTATACGGTATCGCCTGACCAACGCGCCGTCATCACAAGCTTTGGTGCCGCGACGGTGATGCCCGGCAGCCAGGCGCCGGGAATGACCGATGAGTCGTCGATGAGCACCGAGGAACAGGAACGTTATCGGTATCCTCAGGTGCAAGTGATTGGCCCCGGGGGTCCGTATTTCAAATTCCCTTGGCAAAGAGTTCACAAGGTTAGTGTTGCCACGCAAGCGGTCGACCTGTCTTGGGACCCGACCAAAGCCCAAGACACAATCGAAGCGGTCACCAAGGACAATTTGACGACCGGCGTGAACGGGCAAATTCGCTATCGAATCAGCGAACAGAATCTGTACGCCTACTTGTTCGGTGTGGCCAGCCCGTTGGAACACGTGATGGGCTATTTCGTTTCGGTGCTGCGAGAACGGATCGCTAACTTTACCGATCCCAAAGGCCAAACGCTGCTTTCCAATGACGAACTGGATCAAGCCGACGGAAATTCAACCGCCGCCAGTTCGCTGGACCTTTCCGAAGGCGTCTCGATCAACGATCTGCGCAAAAACCTGCCTTTGCTGAATCAGTACATGGAACAGCAATGCCAATCGACCACGGGTCGTTACGGAATCGAACTGGACGCCGCGTTGATCACCGAGATCGATCCGCCCGCCCAAGTCGACCGGGCACTGTCGGCCATCAACAGCACGCGTAACCAAGTGGCCGCAGACATCAGCACGGCCCGAGCCGATTCAGAACAGCAGATCACGATGAGTGCACGGGCGGTCGAAATTGCGACCAACAACGCCCAGGCCGAAGTCGCACCGCTTCAGGAATTGGCTAGCACCCTGTCGACGATCAAAAACGAAGGTGGATCGGATTGCCTATCGGCGTACGTCCGCAACGCCAAGATCCCGCTTTACAAACGCGCCGGACGCATCGTTCAATCCGCCAACCAACGTTCATAA
- a CDS encoding SPFH domain-containing protein, which yields MTYMFAFVVGLVFVPFLLGLARTFGIYTCVNECEAQVFTLFGKVVGTIDIAGLHFPIAYFGPKALLIPFFGKKYVVSTALRQHYLRSQMVNSEEGTPMGVGIWYEMQVKDPVAFLFTNANPDGSLQANVTSSTISTLSNLEMEKMLEDRHSLSRTVRQTVSPLSEKWGYRLGSVYIRKVEFTDAQMVDNITDKVVKRLVQVTSAMKQDGENRVGLIRSETAFKVSQKLAEASAARPNIVGNKLNEIAKEDQEILNTLLEVMEIDALLESQASVDILPTSSNLLIQLGDSGRSSGGAPYLASPVGN from the coding sequence ATGACATACATGTTTGCTTTCGTCGTCGGACTGGTCTTCGTCCCGTTCCTATTGGGGCTGGCCCGAACGTTCGGCATCTACACCTGCGTGAACGAGTGCGAAGCACAAGTCTTCACGTTGTTCGGAAAGGTGGTGGGAACCATCGATATCGCCGGATTGCATTTTCCCATTGCCTATTTCGGCCCCAAAGCATTGTTGATTCCGTTTTTCGGAAAGAAGTACGTCGTCAGCACGGCGCTGCGACAACACTATCTGCGCAGCCAGATGGTCAACAGCGAAGAAGGCACGCCGATGGGTGTCGGCATTTGGTACGAGATGCAGGTCAAGGATCCGGTCGCGTTCCTGTTCACCAACGCCAACCCGGATGGATCGTTGCAAGCCAACGTGACCAGTTCGACCATTTCCACGCTGAGCAATTTGGAAATGGAAAAAATGTTGGAGGATCGACACAGCCTTTCGCGTACCGTACGCCAAACCGTATCGCCGCTTAGCGAAAAATGGGGCTACCGATTGGGTTCGGTCTACATCCGAAAGGTTGAATTTACCGACGCCCAAATGGTCGACAACATCACTGACAAAGTGGTCAAACGCTTGGTTCAGGTCACCAGCGCCATGAAGCAAGATGGTGAAAACCGCGTCGGCCTGATTCGCAGTGAAACTGCCTTCAAGGTTTCTCAGAAACTTGCCGAAGCTTCTGCAGCCCGACCGAATATCGTGGGCAACAAGCTGAATGAGATCGCCAAGGAAGACCAAGAAATCCTGAACACCCTGCTGGAAGTGATGGAAATCGATGCTCTGTTGGAATCGCAAGCCAGTGTCGACATTTTGCCGACGTCTAGCAATTTGTTGATCCAACTGGGGGATTCCGGACGATCATCCGGCGGCGCACCCTACCTGGCATCGCCGGTGGGTAATTGA
- a CDS encoding DUF1553 domain-containing protein — MHRCVLRHVVVLACLVISQQNESGAADAPADAPADSNTPDPIGLEIFEKVVRPTLVKHCYECHSDATDDVGGDLWLDSADAMRSGGISGPAIIPGRPGASTLLSALEYRDTEMPPDGQLPPETIASFRKWIARGAPDPRKSKGKTPAVPDTKSASPAASELWSIQPVVAPEVPVIQDDQWSRSDVDRFILAGLRERAMSPNRDAAPEVLIRRLSFDLLGLPPSPELVASFTADPSETHYAKIVDAMLGSKEFGRRWARHWLDVVRYGESAGSSRDVLMIHAWRYRDYVIDALNRDLPYDQFVTDQIAGDLLDSTDAQERERQRIATGMLAIGSKSLNGGNLTHDIVDDQIDVVSKAFLGLTVSCARCHDHKFDPIPTADYYALSGIFQSTETLYGGGTNRPAGLADQLKVYLSLDPLPDAKTRKDLDQLQKKATQLQRQIAASKRQLPNRIRAVPEEYRNADPKSLPDTVDRKTATAVRQLSAARKILKQRQDELASIDASILESPRFFIGVREKGKANDAAILIRGEKNQRGEVVPRSFLSAVNQCNADLDKFDAQIGKTESGRRELAQWIVASENPLTSRVIVNRIWQHLMGRGIVETVDNFGVSGSPPSHPTLLDHLAHTMVNQHHWSLKSMVRELVHTSTYRQSSEFDPTDYQADPDNRLRWRMSRRQLEAEPFRDAMLTVSGLIDVSPLDQSLVARIGEGEVGRNLNTRVLEEPFNRRSIYLPIIRGLVPESLKIFDFPEPSNIQGMRSANTTPTQSLYLMNSPDVIRMARSFASNLLNDPSLADDQARITHAYHLCFARSPGEDEIQRARGFIKQPACIPDDASRSNDSSKPIDARLDVWTVYCQTLLASAEFRLLN, encoded by the coding sequence ATGCATCGCTGTGTGCTTCGGCATGTGGTTGTCTTGGCCTGCCTGGTCATCAGCCAACAAAACGAATCTGGTGCGGCCGATGCCCCGGCCGATGCCCCGGCCGATTCGAATACGCCAGATCCGATTGGATTGGAAATCTTTGAAAAGGTAGTCCGTCCCACTCTGGTGAAGCATTGCTACGAATGCCACAGCGACGCCACCGATGATGTCGGCGGCGATTTGTGGCTGGATTCCGCTGACGCGATGCGAAGCGGCGGAATCAGCGGTCCGGCCATCATTCCGGGACGGCCCGGTGCCAGCACCTTGCTGAGCGCTTTGGAATATCGCGATACGGAAATGCCACCGGACGGTCAATTGCCGCCGGAAACCATCGCATCCTTTCGCAAGTGGATCGCTCGCGGCGCACCGGACCCACGAAAATCGAAAGGCAAGACGCCGGCAGTACCAGACACCAAATCCGCATCCCCCGCGGCATCAGAACTTTGGTCGATTCAACCCGTCGTCGCGCCCGAAGTTCCCGTCATCCAGGATGATCAGTGGTCCCGCAGCGACGTGGACCGTTTCATCTTGGCCGGTCTGCGTGAACGGGCCATGTCCCCCAATCGCGACGCGGCGCCCGAGGTGTTGATCCGTCGGCTTAGCTTTGACCTGTTGGGTCTGCCGCCGTCGCCTGAATTGGTTGCCTCTTTCACCGCCGACCCATCGGAGACGCACTACGCAAAGATCGTCGATGCAATGTTGGGTTCTAAAGAGTTCGGGCGTCGTTGGGCACGACACTGGCTGGATGTCGTTCGCTATGGCGAATCCGCCGGCAGCAGTCGCGACGTGTTGATGATCCATGCTTGGCGTTACCGCGACTATGTGATCGACGCACTGAACCGCGACCTGCCCTACGATCAATTCGTCACCGACCAGATCGCTGGTGACTTGTTGGATTCGACCGATGCCCAAGAACGCGAGCGTCAACGGATTGCGACGGGCATGCTGGCGATCGGCAGCAAGTCGCTGAACGGCGGCAACTTGACCCACGACATCGTCGATGACCAGATCGATGTCGTGTCCAAAGCTTTTTTGGGTTTGACGGTTTCATGCGCACGCTGCCACGACCACAAGTTTGATCCGATTCCAACCGCCGACTATTACGCGCTGTCGGGAATTTTCCAGAGCACCGAAACACTGTATGGCGGGGGAACCAATCGCCCCGCAGGTTTGGCTGATCAACTAAAGGTGTACCTGTCGCTGGATCCGCTGCCGGACGCCAAAACACGAAAGGACTTGGACCAGTTGCAGAAAAAGGCGACCCAACTGCAACGACAGATTGCAGCATCCAAGCGACAGTTGCCGAATCGGATTCGGGCGGTGCCCGAGGAATACCGCAATGCGGATCCGAAATCTTTGCCCGACACCGTGGATCGAAAAACGGCGACTGCGGTTCGGCAGCTAAGTGCCGCCCGCAAGATTTTGAAACAGCGGCAAGATGAACTGGCGTCGATCGATGCATCGATCCTCGAATCACCACGATTTTTCATCGGCGTCCGCGAGAAAGGCAAAGCCAACGACGCGGCGATTTTGATTCGAGGCGAAAAGAACCAACGTGGCGAAGTCGTCCCGCGATCTTTCCTTTCCGCCGTGAATCAGTGCAATGCCGACTTGGACAAGTTCGATGCGCAGATCGGCAAGACAGAAAGCGGGCGACGCGAATTGGCCCAATGGATCGTTGCGTCCGAAAATCCTTTGACCTCTCGAGTCATCGTCAATCGAATTTGGCAGCACCTGATGGGACGGGGCATCGTCGAAACCGTCGACAACTTTGGTGTTTCCGGTTCACCGCCCAGTCATCCCACATTGTTGGATCACCTTGCCCACACGATGGTGAACCAGCATCACTGGTCTTTGAAATCGATGGTGCGAGAACTGGTGCATACCAGCACCTATCGCCAGTCGTCGGAGTTTGATCCGACCGATTACCAGGCTGACCCCGACAATCGCCTACGCTGGCGAATGTCACGACGGCAACTGGAAGCCGAACCCTTTCGCGATGCGATGCTGACCGTCAGCGGCCTGATCGATGTATCGCCTTTGGATCAATCCCTGGTCGCGCGAATTGGCGAAGGAGAGGTGGGCCGAAACTTGAACACTCGCGTTTTGGAGGAACCGTTCAATCGCCGCAGCATCTACCTGCCGATCATCCGAGGGCTGGTTCCCGAAAGCCTGAAGATTTTCGACTTCCCAGAGCCATCGAACATCCAGGGAATGCGTAGCGCCAACACGACGCCGACACAATCGCTGTATCTGATGAACAGCCCCGACGTGATTCGCATGGCTCGATCATTCGCATCCAATCTACTGAACGACCCTTCGCTGGCCGACGATCAGGCACGAATCACCCACGCGTATCACCTGTGTTTTGCTCGATCGCCCGGCGAAGATGAAATTCAGCGTGCCAGAGGGTTCATCAAACAGCCAGCGTGCATTCCCGACGACGCTTCCAGATCCAACGATTCATCAAAACCAATCGACGCCCGACTCGACGTTTGGACGGTCTATTGCCAAACGTTGTTGGCCAGCGCCGAATTTCGATTGTTGAATTAA
- a CDS encoding DUF1501 domain-containing protein gives MLSAATCGFGSIALSDLLCRARDLAGGSAAGPANGNAMPGPLAPKTPHHMPKADHFIFLHMRGGPSAMETFERKPELDKQANRNASTSANDAKPAKGKKPRRQLTPSHWKWKQRGESGLWVSDLLKHTAEVADELCVLSGMHTDIGNHTPAMLQLHTGSFTFTRPSLGSWLLYGLGTENQNLPGFVSISPPVINGGAKNYGTAFLPAVFQGTAIGDIKTPVKNASVGNLSNPLLNRRQQSRQIELLQSMNRDLAEQMNPADTSQVDAVIDSYELGFRMQSELPSVMNLADESQATLDLYGIGNGKPSDNFGRQCLLARRMVEAGVRHIELCDEFWDQHNNLVSGHNARAAATDQPIAGLIKDLRQRGLLERTLVLWGGEFGRTPDTAKENLDGRDHNPNGYTMWMAGGGVRGGFQYGSTDELGYKAVEGRVHLHDLHATVLHLMGLDHKQLTFNYAGRDFRLTDVHGNVVNEVIA, from the coding sequence ATGTTATCGGCCGCCACATGCGGTTTCGGATCAATCGCGTTGTCCGACCTGCTGTGCAGAGCGCGCGATTTGGCCGGTGGGTCGGCCGCCGGTCCGGCAAACGGCAATGCCATGCCCGGACCATTGGCTCCGAAAACGCCCCACCACATGCCCAAAGCCGATCACTTTATCTTCCTGCACATGCGGGGCGGACCATCGGCGATGGAGACGTTCGAACGTAAACCGGAACTGGACAAACAAGCCAATCGCAATGCCTCGACGTCGGCCAATGATGCGAAACCGGCCAAAGGAAAGAAGCCGAGGCGTCAACTGACCCCCAGCCATTGGAAGTGGAAACAGCGTGGCGAAAGCGGTTTGTGGGTATCGGATCTATTGAAACACACCGCAGAGGTCGCTGATGAATTGTGCGTGCTTTCGGGCATGCACACCGACATCGGAAATCACACCCCTGCGATGCTGCAGCTTCACACCGGATCATTCACGTTTACCCGTCCGTCTTTGGGGTCTTGGTTACTGTATGGGCTGGGGACGGAGAACCAGAATCTGCCCGGCTTTGTCAGCATCAGCCCGCCGGTCATCAATGGGGGTGCCAAAAACTACGGGACCGCTTTTCTGCCTGCGGTGTTTCAGGGAACCGCGATCGGCGACATCAAGACACCTGTGAAGAATGCGTCGGTCGGCAATCTTTCCAATCCCCTGTTGAATCGTCGCCAGCAAAGCCGGCAAATCGAGTTGCTGCAATCGATGAACCGAGATTTGGCCGAACAAATGAATCCGGCCGACACATCACAAGTCGATGCGGTGATCGATTCGTATGAACTTGGTTTTCGCATGCAGTCCGAATTGCCGTCGGTGATGAACCTGGCTGACGAATCCCAGGCAACGTTGGACTTGTACGGCATCGGCAACGGCAAGCCGTCGGACAATTTCGGCCGCCAATGCTTGCTGGCCCGACGTATGGTCGAAGCCGGCGTACGTCACATCGAACTATGCGACGAATTCTGGGACCAACACAACAACTTGGTTAGTGGCCACAACGCGCGTGCCGCGGCGACCGACCAGCCCATCGCGGGCCTGATCAAGGATTTGCGGCAACGGGGATTGCTGGAACGAACACTGGTTCTATGGGGCGGCGAATTTGGGCGCACGCCCGACACCGCAAAAGAAAACTTGGATGGCCGGGATCACAACCCCAATGGCTACACGATGTGGATGGCCGGCGGCGGTGTGCGTGGCGGATTCCAGTACGGAAGCACCGACGAACTAGGTTACAAGGCAGTCGAAGGCCGCGTTCACCTGCACGATCTTCATGCGACCGTGCTGCACTTGATGGGTTTGGACCACAAACAACTGACGTTCAATTACGCCGGTCGCGACTTTCGGCTGACCGACGTCCATGGCAATGTGGTGAATGAAGTCATCGCTTGA
- a CDS encoding cytochrome c oxidase assembly factor Coa1 family protein, whose translation MSDTLHSPQHAPMTSGAADKPKSRTGCLLMGLGGGCLGVILLCGGVMGFGVFSLFTLIKSSDPYQQSLARAQANETLIAELGQPIEAGWMLQGNINLNDDDGDADLTYPISGPNGSATVKVKGSKQDGVWTYEIMRATVDGSGTQVDLGDAATGSQEESVVEEVSL comes from the coding sequence ATGTCGGATACGCTTCATTCACCACAGCATGCGCCGATGACGTCGGGGGCAGCGGACAAACCCAAGTCTCGAACCGGTTGTCTGTTGATGGGTCTGGGCGGCGGCTGTTTGGGCGTCATTCTGTTGTGCGGTGGCGTCATGGGGTTTGGCGTTTTCAGCCTGTTCACCCTGATCAAATCCAGCGATCCCTATCAACAATCGTTGGCTAGGGCACAGGCGAATGAGACATTGATCGCAGAATTGGGCCAGCCGATCGAAGCGGGCTGGATGCTTCAGGGCAACATCAACCTGAACGACGACGACGGGGACGCCGACCTGACGTATCCCATTTCCGGTCCCAACGGATCGGCGACCGTCAAAGTCAAAGGATCCAAACAGGACGGCGTCTGGACTTACGAAATCATGCGAGCGACCGTCGACGGATCGGGAACCCAAGTCGACCTGGGCGATGCCGCCACCGGATCGCAAGAGGAATCTGTCGTGGAAGAAGTTTCGCTTTGA
- a CDS encoding radical SAM protein, translating to MNCFSGSPPSGLLNSELLQYLRGNDDHAEHHITLLQQAETCLNDPSVEAADRMDVAGRIERWRYQTLNEWRDEPVPGQEQLIDSLDRWTCWLRQIDRETPRSLRHHLTSASSDDDTWQAAIDGRMAMPELCEAAQQKTHRLFSVSVSDQPNATKRRMLLYAPLYVSSHCVNHCVYCGFKYDMDIQRTHLDIDDVMVQADILLDNGFQHQLLVAGDFPRLTTTSYFCDLIQCMRDRGLEISIEIASQSSDSYQAMADAGATGLTLYQETYDPEVYRLVHPRGPKQSYDWRLEAPERAAETGFSRIGIGVLLGLADPVSDVQMMIRHAKYLKHQFPHLRLALSLPRLHQTPDGYQVKHPIDDEQLIRFYAACRLAIPDVELVLSTREPAALRDRLAKICITQMSAGSSTTPGGYQSDGCKQDDADPDGQFPVTDQRSVHQVRDWLCKENFDVRWRFA from the coding sequence ATGAACTGCTTTTCAGGTTCGCCACCATCTGGCCTGTTGAATTCGGAATTGCTGCAATACCTGCGCGGCAATGACGATCACGCCGAACACCACATTACGTTGCTGCAGCAGGCGGAAACCTGCTTGAATGATCCGTCGGTGGAAGCGGCCGATCGTATGGACGTGGCTGGTCGAATCGAACGATGGCGGTACCAAACGCTTAACGAGTGGCGTGACGAACCGGTGCCGGGCCAAGAACAATTGATCGATTCATTGGATCGTTGGACCTGTTGGTTGCGTCAAATTGATCGTGAAACGCCTCGTTCGCTTCGTCATCATTTGACCTCGGCGTCATCCGATGACGACACCTGGCAGGCCGCAATCGATGGCCGGATGGCAATGCCCGAGCTTTGCGAAGCCGCCCAACAGAAGACACATCGGTTGTTTTCTGTCTCGGTATCCGATCAGCCGAATGCGACCAAGCGTCGAATGTTGCTGTATGCACCGTTGTACGTTTCCAGTCACTGCGTGAACCATTGTGTGTACTGTGGATTCAAGTACGACATGGACATCCAACGAACGCATTTGGACATCGACGATGTGATGGTCCAGGCGGATATTCTTTTGGATAATGGTTTTCAGCATCAGTTGTTGGTTGCCGGTGATTTTCCCCGTCTGACGACGACGTCGTATTTCTGTGATCTGATTCAATGCATGCGAGATCGTGGGCTGGAGATCAGTATCGAAATTGCTTCGCAGTCATCCGATTCCTATCAGGCAATGGCTGACGCGGGCGCGACGGGATTAACGCTGTACCAAGAAACCTACGATCCGGAGGTGTATCGATTGGTGCACCCTCGTGGCCCCAAGCAGTCGTACGATTGGCGACTGGAAGCACCCGAACGGGCCGCCGAGACGGGGTTCTCACGAATCGGGATCGGAGTGTTGCTGGGCCTGGCTGATCCGGTTTCAGATGTGCAGATGATGATCCGACATGCAAAGTACTTGAAACATCAATTTCCACACCTGCGATTGGCTCTCAGCCTGCCGCGTTTGCATCAGACGCCTGACGGTTACCAAGTCAAACATCCGATCGATGACGAACAATTGATCCGATTCTATGCGGCGTGTCGTTTGGCGATTCCGGACGTCGAGTTGGTCCTTTCGACCCGAGAACCGGCTGCTTTGCGGGATCGTTTGGCCAAGATCTGTATCACACAGATGAGTGCCGGCAGCAGCACGACACCCGGAGGCTATCAATCGGACGGCTGTAAACAGGATGACGCTGATCCGGATGGTCAGTTTCCGGTGACCGACCAGCGATCCGTTCACCAAGTTCGTGATTGGTTGTGCAAAGAAAACTTTGACGTCCGTTGGCGATTCGCTTAA